From Methanosarcina lacustris Z-7289, one genomic window encodes:
- a CDS encoding tetratricopeptide repeat protein, with protein sequence MSRKLRDSALRLLKKAADEIDKERYKKAFESLDKAEKIAEEIKDPEISYNLLFFKGFAKYRIDELEESLELLGKALEISWELFSKEPEREDYRSFIGDTIGSIGDILSALEDSEKAKEYVNQMKGIFEKAVMGFEKLLKSDPENPGYLEEFLKTIENIGLCFQAGELIEDAFSLFDKKLDVIEKLLKSETEMSEHLSSLDDSLMNFGRICEEEGYLEEAKHVYDRAIEIYGKVLDKDPENSETKVYLSYAYRYLAALYSDLENLEKAEECYIKALGLLESEIEDEPENIPVSENLEVSENIPVSKNIPFSMALADMYKDSGIIFSDTEDTTKARDYYTKARETFRGLMDKYPDLLGDDKNLANSLEELAELFSEIGDLESAETCYKDELQVYDNLLQKEPENPEYSLKLSDVYRELGDLFAEKEELETSRTYYEKEIEIYENLHPKDADKLMLEANKADTWNQIGNLYAEEEPETALEYHERALPVFQEAFELDPENEFFHEGLLETLTGLGLLFKNNREFEKAIWVYERVLEVQKQLLELMPPESCHKMEHDHDLEHEHEHDHEMEHDHEMEHDHDLEHEHEHELYLNMETTYFNLALLHSELGEEEKASDYHRQALERFEQIIAEQFEYSELTILTSGKAFLLGMSLLEKLESEKKDSSVARKYYELALRTVEQLYETYPMNPGLQEMLASFSEQIGDIYRDADKLEETIPEYEYAYKSLKILSEKDPENPLHLHHMFGALNNLGIGYAVTDQQEKGKECFEKAFAINESLAKSNPGSLESLKRSFTLFSNYATLLEEMGDSETAKEYHQKVEEINAKLVEEDPEWDSLLEES encoded by the coding sequence ATGTCAAGGAAGCTACGAGATTCTGCTCTTCGTTTATTGAAGAAAGCAGCCGACGAAATAGATAAAGAGCGATATAAAAAAGCCTTTGAAAGCCTTGATAAGGCCGAAAAGATCGCAGAAGAAATAAAGGACCCTGAGATTTCATACAATCTCCTGTTTTTTAAAGGTTTTGCAAAATACAGAATTGACGAACTCGAAGAGTCGCTTGAACTTTTAGGAAAGGCACTGGAGATTAGCTGGGAGCTTTTTTCAAAAGAACCGGAAAGGGAAGATTACCGGTCTTTTATAGGAGACACGATTGGAAGTATTGGAGATATCCTTTCGGCGCTCGAAGATTCCGAAAAAGCAAAAGAATACGTTAATCAGATGAAAGGGATATTTGAAAAAGCGGTCATGGGCTTCGAGAAATTATTGAAATCAGATCCCGAAAATCCAGGGTACCTGGAAGAGTTCCTGAAAACGATAGAAAACATAGGGCTCTGCTTCCAGGCCGGAGAATTAATCGAAGACGCATTCTCACTTTTTGATAAAAAATTAGATGTAATTGAGAAATTGCTCAAAAGTGAAACTGAAATGTCCGAACACCTCAGCAGCCTTGATGATTCGCTTATGAACTTTGGAAGGATCTGTGAGGAAGAGGGGTATTTAGAAGAAGCAAAGCACGTTTATGACCGGGCAATAGAGATTTACGGGAAAGTCCTTGACAAAGACCCTGAAAATTCCGAAACCAAAGTTTACCTGAGCTATGCATACCGTTACCTTGCAGCTCTATATTCGGACCTGGAAAATCTCGAAAAGGCAGAGGAATGCTATATAAAAGCATTGGGCCTGCTGGAAAGTGAGATCGAAGATGAACCTGAAAATATCCCGGTTTCTGAGAATCTTGAAGTTTCAGAAAACATTCCGGTTTCCAAAAACATTCCATTTTCGATGGCCCTTGCAGATATGTATAAAGATTCAGGCATAATATTTTCAGACACGGAAGACACCACAAAAGCCAGGGATTACTATACGAAAGCAAGGGAAACTTTCCGGGGACTGATGGATAAATACCCGGACCTGCTTGGAGACGATAAAAACCTTGCCAATTCTTTAGAGGAACTTGCAGAGCTGTTTTCGGAGATCGGAGACCTCGAAAGTGCAGAAACCTGCTATAAGGACGAACTGCAGGTATATGATAACCTGCTGCAAAAAGAGCCTGAAAACCCTGAATATTCCCTGAAACTTTCCGATGTCTACCGGGAACTTGGAGATCTTTTTGCGGAGAAGGAAGAACTTGAAACGTCAAGGACTTATTATGAGAAGGAAATCGAAATCTACGAAAACCTTCACCCCAAGGACGCCGATAAACTCATGTTAGAAGCTAATAAGGCTGATACCTGGAACCAGATAGGAAATCTCTATGCAGAAGAGGAACCTGAAACTGCATTGGAGTACCATGAAAGAGCTCTCCCCGTATTTCAAGAAGCCTTCGAATTGGATCCCGAGAACGAGTTTTTCCATGAGGGGTTGCTCGAAACCCTGACAGGTCTGGGACTGCTATTCAAAAACAATCGAGAATTCGAAAAAGCAATCTGGGTGTATGAAAGGGTTCTGGAAGTCCAGAAACAGCTCCTTGAGCTGATGCCTCCGGAAAGCTGTCATAAGATGGAACATGATCACGATCTGGAACATGAACATGAACATGACCATGAGATGGAACATGACCATGAGATGGAACATGATCACGATCTGGAACATGAACATGAACATGAACTTTATCTGAATATGGAAACTACATATTTCAACCTTGCATTGCTGCATTCCGAACTTGGAGAAGAGGAAAAAGCCAGTGACTACCACAGGCAGGCTCTTGAAAGATTTGAACAAATAATTGCCGAACAGTTTGAATACTCGGAACTCACAATCCTTACATCAGGGAAAGCATTCTTATTAGGAATGTCCCTCCTTGAAAAACTGGAGTCCGAAAAGAAGGACTCAAGCGTTGCCAGAAAATACTATGAACTTGCCCTCAGAACCGTTGAACAATTATATGAAACCTATCCTATGAACCCGGGGCTTCAGGAGATGCTTGCCAGTTTTTCCGAACAAATCGGGGACATATACAGGGATGCCGATAAACTGGAAGAAACAATCCCGGAATATGAATATGCATACAAAAGCCTCAAAATCCTGTCTGAAAAAGACCCTGAAAATCCCCTGCACCTCCATCATATGTTTGGAGCTCTGAATAATCTCGGGATCGGATATGCGGTTACGGATCAGCAGGAAAAAGGAAAAGAGTGCTTTGAAAAAGCCTTTGCCATTAACGAAAGCCTGGCAAAATCCAACCCTGGAAGCCTCGAATCCCTGAAAAGGAGTTTTACGCTTTTCAGCAATTACGCAACTCTCCTTGAAGAAATGGGGGATTCCGAAACTGCAAAAGAATACCATCAAAAAGTTGAAGAGATCAACGCAAAACTGGTTGAAGAAGACCCGGAATGGGACTCCTTGCTCGAAGAGTCCTGA
- a CDS encoding MTH938/NDUFAF3 family protein, whose protein sequence is MKPEINSTNFGSITVERKTFGYDILIRLDGKVEKRRKKLSKKLYGTSHKISLAEAKYIYEKGAEKLIVGTGQIGYVELSKKAKKYFRKKDCKVKLLPTQKAIKLWNKDKGRVIAMFHVTC, encoded by the coding sequence ATGAAACCAGAGATAAATTCCACAAATTTCGGTTCGATTACGGTCGAAAGAAAGACCTTCGGGTACGATATCCTCATCCGCCTAGACGGAAAAGTCGAAAAGCGCAGGAAAAAGCTCTCTAAAAAACTCTACGGGACGTCCCATAAGATCTCACTTGCCGAAGCGAAATACATCTACGAAAAGGGGGCAGAGAAACTCATTGTGGGGACTGGACAGATCGGGTATGTGGAACTTTCAAAAAAAGCAAAAAAATATTTCAGGAAAAAAGACTGCAAGGTCAAACTCCTGCCAACCCAAAAAGCAATCAAACTCTGGAACAAAGATAAAGGCAGGGTAATTGCAATGTTTCATGTGACCTGCTAA
- a CDS encoding geranylgeranyl reductase family protein: protein MKYDVVVVGAGPVGSTAARYAALNGAKVLLLEEHASIGSPVGCTGLLSTRAVKECGLRPSEEFVFNSVRGAFVHAPDGQCLPIDGKQTKAYVVSRKNFDRTLAVMAVEEGVELSLKTRAIGFEKENSEAVTGKKGNGNGKEKEKSSPVKLKLLRNGKPETISTSVVIGADGVKSRIASYAGLGKPARILPGIQIEAPYASEDSDFVELFPGSPAPGFFAWTVPLNEKVSRIGLALEPGLACKSGIGDNSPLFYLEKLLCSNPHIKAKYSGGMLDFVVGGIPIGPPERTFSDGVLLAGDAAGQAKPTSGGGVYTGAFAAKIAGKIAAEAALEGDTSASRLSEYDRLWRKGLGKELEIGMKIHDYMGKLEDNQLNDLIGSLNSPSILNTITEYGDMDHPSVLMRKLMFSGNSLRLMKAFGIFVKTLF from the coding sequence ATGAAATATGATGTTGTTGTGGTGGGAGCTGGCCCTGTGGGCTCAACTGCCGCTCGCTATGCAGCCCTGAATGGGGCAAAGGTCCTTCTGCTCGAAGAGCACGCCTCAATAGGGTCTCCTGTCGGCTGCACAGGGCTTCTGAGCACAAGAGCTGTTAAAGAGTGTGGACTCCGGCCATCGGAAGAATTTGTGTTTAACTCTGTTCGAGGGGCTTTTGTGCATGCTCCTGATGGGCAATGCCTGCCGATTGATGGAAAGCAGACAAAAGCGTATGTTGTCTCCCGAAAAAACTTTGACCGCACCCTTGCGGTAATGGCTGTAGAAGAAGGTGTTGAGCTCTCCTTGAAAACGAGGGCTATAGGATTTGAAAAAGAGAACTCTGAAGCCGTAACCGGAAAAAAAGGAAATGGAAATGGAAAAGAAAAAGAAAAGAGTTCTCCGGTAAAGCTCAAATTACTCAGGAACGGAAAGCCCGAAACCATATCCACATCCGTAGTTATCGGAGCAGATGGGGTAAAAAGCCGCATAGCCAGTTATGCAGGCCTTGGAAAACCTGCGCGCATACTCCCCGGAATTCAGATCGAAGCTCCCTATGCCTCGGAGGACAGCGACTTTGTTGAACTGTTTCCCGGCTCTCCAGCTCCAGGTTTCTTTGCCTGGACCGTACCTCTTAATGAAAAGGTCTCGAGAATCGGGCTTGCGCTTGAACCAGGGCTTGCCTGCAAAAGCGGGATTGGGGATAATTCTCCGCTTTTCTATCTCGAGAAACTCCTTTGCTCAAACCCACACATAAAAGCAAAGTATTCAGGTGGCATGCTTGATTTTGTGGTTGGGGGAATTCCAATCGGCCCTCCGGAAAGAACATTTTCTGACGGTGTCCTGCTTGCAGGGGATGCTGCAGGGCAGGCTAAACCCACGTCCGGAGGTGGAGTCTATACAGGGGCTTTTGCAGCAAAAATTGCAGGAAAAATTGCAGCTGAGGCTGCTCTCGAAGGAGACACTTCTGCCAGCAGGCTTTCCGAATACGACCGGCTCTGGCGAAAGGGCCTTGGAAAAGAACTCGAAATAGGCATGAAAATCCATGATTACATGGGAAAACTGGAAGACAATCAGTTGAACGACCTCATAGGTTCATTAAACTCTCCTTCGATTCTGAATACAATCACGGAGTACGGGGATATGGACCACCCCTCAGTCCTTATGAGGAAGCTGATGTTTTCAGGAAACTCCCTGAGGCTCATGAAAGCCTTCGGGATATTTGTAAAGACGCTCTTTTGA
- a CDS encoding DUF362 domain-containing protein — protein sequence MHTASKVYFANLRAQNPRDNKISKIQKLFDEAGFVELLGVDDLTAIKVHFGEYGNDGYINPVFVRQVVEKIRAAGAKPFVTDTNTLYSGSRHNAVDHLTTAIEHGFDYSVVRAPLIISDGLRSQNIAEVEIRQKHFKNVKIGSDIVAADSMIVLSHFKGHIMAGFGGAIKNLAMGCAPAAGKRDQHYPTSPHVIEEKCIACGKCVEICPVGAASLEGEVSRIDPGVCVSCGQCMEVCPESAIDLDWEHDIPEFLECLTEYAYGAVKGKEGRVGYINFLLKITPDCDCVPWSDAQIVPDIGILASTDPVALDQASYDLVNRQKGLVGSALHCNHEAGADKFKGAWPKVDGTHQLEYAEKIGFGSRDYELIEI from the coding sequence ATACATACGGCAAGCAAAGTTTATTTCGCAAACCTGAGGGCACAAAACCCCCGGGATAACAAAATAAGTAAGATCCAGAAGCTTTTTGATGAAGCAGGGTTTGTCGAACTGCTGGGGGTAGACGACCTGACGGCAATCAAGGTCCATTTTGGGGAATACGGAAACGACGGGTACATCAACCCGGTCTTTGTCCGGCAGGTGGTGGAAAAGATCAGGGCAGCCGGGGCAAAACCTTTTGTTACGGACACAAATACCCTTTATTCCGGGAGCCGGCATAATGCAGTCGACCACCTGACAACAGCCATTGAGCATGGTTTTGATTATTCGGTCGTCCGTGCTCCTCTCATAATCTCGGACGGGCTCAGGAGCCAGAACATCGCAGAGGTCGAGATCAGGCAGAAGCACTTCAAGAACGTGAAAATAGGGTCAGACATCGTTGCTGCTGACTCCATGATCGTGCTGTCCCATTTCAAGGGGCATATCATGGCAGGCTTTGGAGGAGCGATCAAGAACCTGGCAATGGGCTGTGCGCCTGCTGCCGGAAAAAGAGACCAGCATTATCCAACAAGCCCGCATGTGATTGAAGAAAAGTGCATCGCCTGTGGGAAATGCGTGGAAATCTGTCCTGTGGGAGCCGCATCCCTTGAAGGTGAAGTATCAAGGATCGATCCTGGCGTCTGCGTCAGCTGCGGGCAGTGTATGGAGGTCTGTCCCGAAAGCGCTATCGACCTTGACTGGGAACATGACATCCCCGAATTCCTGGAGTGCCTGACCGAATATGCGTACGGCGCCGTAAAGGGAAAAGAGGGAAGGGTAGGCTATATCAATTTCCTGCTCAAAATCACCCCGGACTGCGATTGCGTGCCCTGGAGTGACGCCCAAATCGTGCCTGATATAGGAATCCTTGCATCAACCGATCCGGTAGCTCTGGACCAGGCAAGCTACGACCTTGTAAACAGGCAGAAAGGGCTTGTGGGCTCTGCTCTTCACTGCAACCATGAAGCTGGAGCTGATAAGTTCAAAGGAGCCTGGCCTAAAGTCGACGGCACCCACCAGCTTGAATATGCTGAAAAAATAGGATTTGGGAGCAGAGACTACGAGTTAATTGAGATTTGA
- a CDS encoding AIM24 family protein translates to MDRETTGRYSIEDFIKNTGEKDLGQGVFELERDRLLEVNLNGMVWTKRGSMVAYTGDIKFIREGVLEHGLGKLVKKSLTGEGVSLTKAEGQGKLYLADEGKKVSVLKLENDSIFVNGNDLLAFEDSISWDIRMMKKIAGMMAGGLFNVKLEGTGMIAITTHYDPLTLQVTTGYPVFTDPNATVAWSGDLEPEIKTDVSLKTFVGRSSGESVQMAFKGEGFVVIQPYEEVYFQAQT, encoded by the coding sequence ATGGATCGTGAAACAACAGGACGTTATTCGATAGAAGACTTCATCAAAAACACAGGAGAAAAAGACCTTGGGCAGGGGGTTTTTGAACTTGAACGCGACCGCTTGCTTGAAGTAAATCTCAACGGCATGGTCTGGACAAAAAGGGGCTCAATGGTCGCATACACCGGAGACATAAAGTTTATCCGGGAAGGAGTCCTGGAACACGGACTTGGAAAGCTCGTGAAAAAATCCCTTACAGGAGAAGGGGTAAGCCTGACAAAAGCCGAAGGCCAGGGAAAACTGTACCTCGCAGATGAAGGCAAGAAGGTCTCGGTCCTGAAACTTGAAAACGACTCCATCTTCGTAAACGGCAACGACCTCCTTGCATTCGAAGACTCAATAAGCTGGGATATCAGGATGATGAAAAAAATTGCAGGCATGATGGCCGGAGGGCTTTTCAACGTAAAACTGGAAGGGACAGGGATGATTGCAATCACCACCCACTACGACCCTCTGACTCTGCAGGTAACCACAGGATACCCGGTCTTCACCGACCCCAACGCCACTGTTGCCTGGTCAGGAGACCTGGAACCGGAGATAAAAACCGATGTCTCCCTCAAAACCTTCGTAGGAAGAAGCAGCGGGGAATCCGTCCAGATGGCTTTTAAGGGAGAAGGGTTTGTGGTAATTCAGCCCTATGAAGAGGTTTATTTCCAGGCCCAGACCTGA
- the iscB gene encoding RNA-guided endonuclease IscB, with protein sequence MLVFVINQNKKPLMPCKPSKARKLLQAGKAKVVRNTPFTIKLLFGSSGYTQPVIAGMDTGSKVMGCAAIANGKVLYQSEIYLRENVSKKMEQRKMYRRTRRGRKTRYRPARFDNRGNSRREGRLAPSIKSKLEAHFRENMFVESLLPVTGWKVELASFDIHKITNPEVSGVGYQEGDLKGFYNVKAYVLDRDGYTCQHCRGKSKDSRLHCHHIVFRSNHGSDAPENLITLCETCHKALHNGEFKLSGSKSKTKHATEIGIIKSQIQKSGWNFAETFGYETKYRREQVLKLIKTHYFDAVAICCRDDQNVEVEDRFF encoded by the coding sequence ATGTTAGTTTTCGTAATCAATCAAAACAAAAAACCACTAATGCCCTGTAAACCTTCAAAAGCCAGAAAGCTACTGCAAGCAGGCAAGGCAAAAGTGGTCCGAAATACTCCATTCACAATCAAGTTACTTTTCGGAAGCAGTGGGTATACTCAACCTGTAATTGCAGGAATGGATACCGGCTCTAAGGTAATGGGCTGTGCAGCCATTGCTAACGGAAAAGTGTTGTATCAATCCGAAATTTACCTGAGAGAAAACGTTTCGAAAAAGATGGAACAACGGAAGATGTACCGGAGAACCAGAAGAGGTAGAAAAACAAGATATAGACCTGCAAGATTTGATAACCGGGGAAATTCAAGGAGAGAAGGAAGATTGGCTCCTTCCATCAAAAGCAAACTTGAAGCTCATTTCCGGGAAAATATGTTTGTGGAATCCCTGCTTCCTGTAACCGGGTGGAAGGTAGAACTTGCTTCCTTTGATATTCACAAAATAACAAATCCGGAGGTTTCCGGGGTTGGGTATCAGGAAGGGGACCTAAAAGGCTTCTACAATGTCAAAGCTTACGTTCTGGATCGGGACGGCTACACATGCCAGCATTGCAGGGGAAAGTCAAAGGATTCCAGGCTGCATTGCCATCATATCGTTTTCAGGTCAAACCATGGATCAGATGCACCGGAAAACCTGATAACACTCTGTGAAACCTGTCACAAAGCCCTGCACAATGGAGAATTCAAACTCTCAGGAAGCAAATCAAAAACAAAACATGCAACTGAAATCGGGATCATCAAATCCCAAATCCAGAAATCCGGCTGGAATTTTGCAGAGACTTTCGGGTACGAAACAAAGTACAGGAGGGAGCAGGTCTTGAAGTTGATAAAAACACATTACTTTGATGCTGTTGCTATCTGTTGCAGGGACGATCAGAATGTAGAGGTAGAAGATCGGTTTTTCTAA
- a CDS encoding coiled-coil domain-containing protein, with amino-acid sequence MKWIKKFFGKQDSSHEKTISSEFGFDELPAWLEKSSQKISSEIEKDVSGLFRKLEVAISELKESNARLLESKVEGDFDIRAVKRAKSNRENVTKQVGVFIDKLGVLENTDFRTLKGFHEAAVQNLDICLEHMNQSFQYTRAVFPQESKDVTESLGKLGQVLNELRGTIREHKHEMEAIEAVSTGMKDIQESYASIEAENLELESKKRRIQALRDEITRTRQALEDFKQGDAWQNLQSLQGELDLARDRLKKAETSLNSLFLPFSGNLLKIKKLHESSRYTLKPKVKQQLDIYLESPANLTPSFFQELLKVFEDPALDIQTQKKEKTLAQVRSAFSSFEEKKKEYVAAQKVFEAKKAELADSDTGKLAGLERKETELLARARLLEDEIGSSEKKLVVLKEELRSKKAELQASVAVIDSSLKVQFLS; translated from the coding sequence TTGAAGTGGATCAAAAAGTTCTTCGGAAAACAAGACAGCTCTCACGAGAAAACTATTTCCAGCGAATTCGGTTTTGATGAACTGCCCGCATGGCTGGAGAAAAGTTCCCAAAAAATATCTTCTGAAATAGAAAAGGATGTCTCAGGTCTTTTCAGAAAGCTTGAAGTTGCGATTTCTGAGCTCAAAGAAAGTAATGCCAGGCTTCTGGAATCAAAAGTGGAGGGAGATTTCGATATAAGGGCTGTAAAAAGGGCGAAGAGCAACCGGGAAAATGTAACGAAGCAGGTAGGAGTATTCATAGATAAATTAGGAGTTCTGGAGAATACGGATTTCAGGACTCTTAAAGGGTTTCATGAAGCAGCCGTGCAGAACCTGGACATTTGCCTTGAACATATGAACCAGAGTTTCCAATACACCAGGGCTGTCTTTCCCCAGGAATCAAAAGATGTTACTGAAAGCCTTGGTAAATTGGGTCAGGTCCTTAATGAGCTAAGGGGAACGATTCGGGAACATAAACATGAAATGGAAGCTATTGAAGCAGTTTCTACAGGCATGAAAGATATTCAGGAATCCTATGCCTCAATTGAGGCTGAAAACCTGGAACTCGAATCTAAAAAACGGAGAATTCAGGCTTTAAGAGACGAAATTACCAGAACCCGTCAGGCTCTCGAAGATTTCAAACAGGGGGATGCCTGGCAAAATTTGCAGAGCCTTCAGGGAGAATTAGATCTGGCCAGGGACAGGCTCAAAAAAGCCGAAACAAGCCTGAACTCCCTTTTCCTTCCTTTTTCAGGCAACCTCTTAAAGATAAAAAAACTCCATGAAAGCAGCAGGTATACCTTAAAGCCAAAGGTAAAACAGCAGCTTGATATCTACCTCGAATCCCCTGCAAACCTTACCCCTTCTTTTTTCCAGGAGCTTCTGAAGGTTTTTGAGGATCCTGCCCTTGATATTCAGACCCAGAAGAAAGAGAAAACCCTGGCACAGGTCAGGTCTGCATTTTCGAGCTTTGAAGAGAAGAAAAAAGAATATGTTGCAGCTCAAAAGGTGTTTGAAGCAAAAAAAGCCGAACTTGCAGACTCAGATACCGGAAAACTTGCCGGACTTGAACGTAAGGAAACAGAACTGCTGGCAAGAGCCCGCCTGCTTGAAGACGAAATTGGAAGTTCCGAAAAGAAACTGGTTGTTTTAAAAGAAGAGCTCAGAAGTAAAAAAGCAGAGCTCCAGGCCAGTGTAGCCGTAATTGACAGCAGCTTAAAAGTTCAATTCCTGTCCTGA
- a CDS encoding Mth938-like domain-containing protein, whose protein sequence is MKPKIDSTSFGSITVEGETFDYDILIRLDGRVENREKRLSKEKYGTSHKISLEEAEQIYEEGTEKIIIGTGQTGFVKLSEEAEDFFTGKKCGVELFPTPWAVERWNEIEGRVSAVFHITC, encoded by the coding sequence ATGAAACCAAAGATTGACTCCACAAGTTTTGGTTCGATTACTGTAGAAGGAGAGACTTTTGATTACGATATTCTCATCCGCCTCGACGGCAGGGTCGAAAATCGGGAAAAAAGGCTTTCAAAAGAAAAATACGGGACTTCTCATAAAATATCTCTTGAAGAAGCAGAGCAGATCTATGAGGAAGGGACAGAAAAAATAATCATCGGGACCGGGCAGACGGGGTTTGTGAAACTTTCGGAGGAAGCTGAAGACTTTTTCACTGGAAAAAAATGCGGGGTCGAACTTTTTCCGACTCCCTGGGCAGTGGAACGCTGGAATGAAATTGAAGGCAGAGTCTCTGCAGTGTTCCATATAACATGCTGA
- a CDS encoding mechanosensitive ion channel family protein → MGDGISNGISNGISNGIIEKVIPYTDITVSRLIFAIIVLVAGFISVKFLVYIFRRGINKTKLPDLTTQFLAHFLSILLYVIVILAFLKSLSFDVDSFIVGLSAVIGLVLGLGMQDTLTNLSAGVWVAAIRPIDMGEMVIINGQTGKVKSVGIMSTDLLTPDNQLITIPNKLVWGSSIVNMTRMPTRRAAVDVGISYSSDFEKAIRIALDLMKGHPLVLPDPEPAVVTTELANSSVNLQLRAWTKTGDFATVKNNLIAGIFEAYKREGIEIPFPQMDIHVKEIK, encoded by the coding sequence ATGGGTGATGGAATAAGTAATGGAATAAGCAATGGAATAAGCAATGGAATAATTGAAAAGGTGATTCCGTATACTGATATAACAGTATCCAGGTTGATTTTCGCAATAATAGTGCTGGTTGCAGGGTTTATTTCAGTAAAATTTCTTGTTTATATTTTCAGGAGAGGAATAAATAAAACAAAACTACCTGACCTTACGACTCAGTTTCTGGCACATTTCCTGAGCATCCTTCTGTATGTGATAGTTATCCTGGCTTTTTTGAAGAGCCTGAGTTTTGATGTGGATAGTTTTATAGTAGGGCTTTCTGCGGTAATAGGTCTGGTTCTGGGTCTGGGGATGCAGGACACCCTTACGAACTTATCAGCCGGGGTATGGGTTGCGGCAATCAGGCCTATTGACATGGGAGAGATGGTGATCATAAATGGGCAGACTGGAAAAGTAAAATCAGTAGGGATTATGTCAACAGACCTCCTGACCCCTGACAACCAGCTTATAACAATCCCGAATAAGCTGGTCTGGGGAAGTTCCATTGTCAATATGACACGTATGCCTACAAGAAGGGCTGCCGTGGATGTGGGTATAAGCTATTCTTCAGATTTTGAAAAAGCTATCCGGATAGCTCTTGACCTTATGAAAGGGCATCCTCTTGTCCTCCCGGACCCTGAACCTGCGGTGGTCACTACCGAGCTTGCTAATTCTTCCGTAAATTTGCAGCTCAGGGCCTGGACAAAAACCGGGGACTTTGCTACTGTAAAGAATAATCTGATTGCCGGGATCTTTGAGGCTTACAAGAGAGAAGGAATTGAAATTCCTTTCCCGCAGATGGACATACATGTAAAGGAAATAAAATAA
- the amrS gene encoding AmmeMemoRadiSam system radical SAM enzyme, with the protein MIQEAMFYEKLAENKVRCNLCAHHCKINPGKRGICGVRENCEGSLFSLVYGAVASDSVVHIEQKPLYHYYPGSTAYSVGTIGCNFRCRHCQNRTLSRASPEDADLGTLSSSQLISQAKMAGCQSVSWTYNEPTVWYEYTYDGAKLAKEAGLGTSYVTNGYITPEALEKIAPYLDAFSVDIKSFSKEFYKEICGAKLSPVLETTLLAKQLGIHVEVVNLIIPTHNDSPEEIRELSRWVYEKLGKDTPLHFNRFYPYYAMEDLSPTPVETLDRARSIAIEEGMRFVYVGNVPGHPHENTYCPECGTLLIARGFFEVQEYNLTLEKTCPKCGEKIPIVGEYAGNRNHIPDAE; encoded by the coding sequence ATGATTCAAGAAGCCATGTTTTACGAAAAGCTTGCCGAAAACAAAGTTCGATGCAACCTCTGTGCCCATCACTGCAAGATCAACCCCGGAAAACGGGGAATCTGCGGAGTAAGGGAAAACTGTGAGGGCTCCCTTTTTTCTCTGGTCTACGGTGCAGTTGCAAGCGATTCAGTTGTACATATCGAACAAAAGCCCCTTTATCACTATTATCCGGGGTCCACTGCGTACTCCGTCGGGACCATAGGCTGCAACTTCAGATGCAGGCACTGCCAGAACCGGACGCTTTCCCGGGCTTCTCCAGAAGATGCTGACCTGGGGACGCTCAGCTCCTCCCAGCTTATTAGCCAGGCTAAAATGGCAGGATGCCAGTCAGTCTCCTGGACCTATAACGAGCCCACCGTCTGGTATGAGTATACTTACGACGGGGCAAAACTTGCAAAAGAGGCGGGACTCGGGACAAGCTATGTTACCAACGGCTACATCACTCCCGAAGCCCTTGAGAAGATTGCCCCTTACCTGGACGCTTTCAGCGTGGACATTAAGAGTTTTTCCAAAGAGTTCTACAAGGAAATCTGCGGGGCAAAATTGTCTCCTGTCCTCGAAACCACCCTGCTTGCAAAGCAGCTTGGAATCCATGTGGAGGTCGTAAACCTGATAATCCCCACCCACAATGATTCTCCTGAAGAAATCAGGGAACTTTCCCGCTGGGTTTACGAAAAGCTGGGAAAGGATACCCCTCTTCACTTCAACCGCTTCTACCCTTACTACGCGATGGAGGACCTGTCTCCAACGCCAGTGGAAACGCTGGATAGGGCACGCTCGATTGCAATTGAGGAAGGGATGCGTTTTGTGTATGTGGGAAATGTACCCGGACACCCTCATGAGAATACTTACTGTCCCGAATGCGGGACTTTACTGATTGCAAGGGGGTTTTTTGAGGTACAGGAATACAACCTTACCTTAGAGAAAACCTGCCCGAAATGTGGAGAGAAGATTCCTATTGTGGGGGAGTATGCCGGAAACAGGAACCATATTCCGGACGCAGAATAA